A portion of the Pseudoxanthomonas sp. JBR18 genome contains these proteins:
- the yjgA gene encoding ribosome biogenesis factor YjgA, with amino-acid sequence MRGRDPDTGEFYSPSRTQQRQDALEVRTLAEQLVALPAARLAQLPMSEELLEHVYDTQKVTSHIAHKRQLQFLAKQMRKEDDATLEAIRDALDAGGDSARRETGLMHQAETWRERLLDEPEALTELLDTHPDADRQRLRQLIRNVGEERRKNKPPAAYRTLYREIRALLDGDDAPADGIEPDEDD; translated from the coding sequence ATGCGCGGACGCGATCCGGACACCGGCGAGTTCTACAGCCCCAGCCGCACCCAGCAGCGCCAGGACGCGCTGGAGGTGCGCACGCTGGCCGAGCAACTGGTGGCCCTGCCGGCCGCCCGCCTGGCCCAGCTGCCCATGAGCGAGGAACTGCTGGAGCATGTGTACGACACCCAGAAGGTGACCTCGCATATTGCCCACAAGCGCCAGCTGCAGTTCCTGGCCAAGCAGATGCGCAAGGAAGACGACGCCACCTTGGAGGCGATCCGCGACGCGCTGGACGCCGGCGGCGACAGCGCGCGCCGCGAAACCGGTCTGATGCATCAGGCCGAGACCTGGCGCGAGCGCCTGCTGGACGAGCCCGAGGCCCTGACCGAGCTGTTGGACACCCATCCAGACGCGGATCGCCAGCGCCTGCGCCAGCTGATCCGCAACGTGGGCGAAGAGCGCAGGAAGAACAAGCCGCCAGCCGCCTACCGCACGCTGTACCGCGAGATCCGCGCCCTGCTCGACGGCGACGACGCACCCGCAGATGGGATCGAGCCGGACGAGGACGACTGA
- a CDS encoding Maf family nucleotide pyrophosphatase, giving the protein MVFLASRSPRRAELLARLGVAFELLTLDVPEQRGPGEAALDYVQRVAREKAQAGLSQLDGRQDAVVLGADTEVILDDVVFGKPVDADDAGAMLARLSGRTHRVASAVALVSSARQAQVLNVSEVTFAELTPRAIAEYVVTGESMGKAGAYAIQGRGEAFITHLSGSYSGVMGLPLHDVARLLTQFGVK; this is encoded by the coding sequence ATGGTGTTCCTCGCATCCCGATCCCCCAGGCGTGCCGAACTGCTGGCCCGTCTGGGCGTGGCATTCGAGCTGCTGACCCTCGATGTACCTGAACAGCGTGGGCCGGGCGAAGCGGCCTTGGACTACGTGCAGCGGGTGGCGCGAGAGAAGGCCCAGGCTGGCCTGTCCCAGCTCGACGGCCGGCAGGATGCGGTCGTGCTCGGCGCCGATACCGAGGTGATCCTGGACGACGTGGTATTTGGCAAGCCGGTCGATGCCGACGATGCCGGTGCGATGCTGGCGCGTCTGTCCGGGCGCACCCATCGCGTGGCCAGCGCGGTCGCCCTGGTCTCCAGTGCGCGCCAGGCCCAAGTGCTGAATGTGTCGGAAGTGACCTTTGCCGAACTGACCCCGCGGGCGATCGCCGAATACGTAGTCACCGGCGAGTCGATGGGCAAGGCCGGCGCCTATGCGATCCAGGGCCGCGGCGAGGCCTTCATCACCCACCTTTCCGGAAGCTATTCCGGTGTAATGGGCTTGCCGCTGCACGACGTGGCGCGCCTGCTCACGCAATTCGGAGTGAAGTGA
- the tldD gene encoding metalloprotease TldD → MSTSALALAESRLLLPAGLDQSGLDRTFGALLGPGIDFGDLYFQHTRRESWTVEDGIVKDGAHSIEQGVGVRAISGEKTGFAYSDDINASALLTAAGSARAIARDGASHSPRTLVRGQGRSLYAPEDPVDAMDNDAKVAALRAVDKLLRAADPRVQQVSVSLSGGVDTVLVARSDGVLASDVRPLVRLNVQVIVEQNGRRESGYAGYGGRYSYAELLADGKPEHFAREALRQALVNLEAVDAPAGVMPVVLASGWPGVLLHEAVGHGLEGDFNRKGTSVYAGRIGQQVASKGVTIVDDGTLEGRRGSLNIDDEGQQTQCTTLIEDGVLVGYMQDSLNARLMGMAPTGNGRRESFAHLPMPRMTNTYMLAGQHEPDEMIRSVKKGLYAVNFGGGQVDITSGKYVFSATEAYLIEDGKITAPVKGATLIGNGPETMQKVRMVGNDLALDTGVGVCGKDGQSVPVGVGQPSLLIDGLTVGGTQA, encoded by the coding sequence ATGAGCACATCCGCACTCGCCCTTGCCGAATCCCGTCTGCTGCTGCCCGCGGGCCTGGACCAGTCCGGGCTGGACCGCACGTTCGGCGCGCTGCTGGGGCCCGGCATCGACTTCGGCGATCTGTATTTCCAGCACACCCGCCGTGAGAGCTGGACGGTGGAGGACGGCATCGTCAAGGACGGTGCGCACTCGATCGAGCAGGGCGTGGGCGTGCGCGCGATCTCCGGCGAGAAGACCGGGTTTGCGTATTCGGACGACATCAACGCCAGTGCGCTGCTGACCGCGGCCGGCTCGGCCCGGGCAATCGCCCGCGACGGCGCCAGCCATAGCCCGCGCACCCTGGTGCGCGGCCAGGGCCGCTCGTTGTACGCGCCCGAAGACCCGGTCGATGCGATGGACAACGATGCCAAGGTCGCCGCCTTACGTGCGGTGGACAAGCTGCTGCGCGCGGCCGATCCGCGCGTGCAGCAGGTCAGCGTCAGCCTGTCCGGCGGCGTGGACACAGTGCTGGTGGCGCGCAGCGACGGGGTGCTGGCCTCTGACGTGCGCCCGCTGGTGCGCCTGAACGTGCAGGTGATCGTCGAGCAGAACGGCCGCCGCGAATCCGGCTATGCCGGCTACGGCGGGCGCTACTCCTATGCCGAGCTGCTGGCCGACGGCAAGCCGGAGCATTTCGCGCGCGAAGCGCTGCGCCAGGCGCTGGTCAACCTGGAAGCAGTCGATGCGCCGGCCGGGGTGATGCCGGTGGTGCTGGCCTCGGGCTGGCCGGGCGTGCTGCTGCACGAGGCCGTCGGCCACGGCCTGGAAGGTGACTTCAACCGCAAGGGCACCAGCGTCTACGCCGGTCGTATCGGCCAGCAGGTCGCGTCCAAGGGCGTGACCATCGTCGACGACGGCACCCTGGAGGGCCGCCGTGGCTCGCTCAACATCGACGACGAAGGCCAGCAGACCCAGTGCACCACGCTGATCGAGGATGGCGTGCTGGTGGGCTACATGCAGGACAGCCTCAACGCGCGTCTGATGGGCATGGCGCCGACCGGCAACGGCCGGCGAGAATCCTTCGCCCACCTGCCGATGCCGCGCATGACCAACACCTACATGCTGGCCGGGCAGCACGAGCCGGACGAAATGATCCGCTCGGTCAAGAAGGGTCTGTATGCGGTCAACTTCGGCGGCGGCCAGGTCGACATCACCAGCGGCAAGTACGTGTTCTCCGCGACCGAGGCCTACCTGATCGAGGACGGCAAGATCACCGCGCCGGTCAAGGGCGCCACCCTGATCGGCAACGGGCCGGAGACCATGCAGAAGGTGCGCATGGTCGGCAACGACCTGGCGCTGGATACCGGCGTGGGCGTGTGCGGCAAGGACGGGCAGAGCGTGCCTGTCGGGGTCGGCCAGCCCTCGCTGCTGATCGACGGACTCACCGTGGGCGGCACGCAGGCCTGA
- the rng gene encoding ribonuclease G, whose translation MSEEILVNVTPRETRVAVVENGMLQELHIERGWRRGIVGNIYKGQVQRVMPGMQAAFVEIGHDRAAFLHASDIVRPAPPAAVTAGEEVSLPPPAPASILELVRDGQDVVVQVVKDPIGTKGARLTTQISIPSRYLVLLPQSKVIGVSARIEDEAERARLKGLVTELSANHGHMGYIVRTNAEGQTAEALAEDVAYLSRVWNVINRRVGEMAPRALLYEDLSLPLRAVRDLIRKDVDRVKVDSRETYERLQAFVAKYMPPLAEKLELYAGDRPIFDLYGVEDEIGRALDKQVPLKSGGYLVIDQTEAMTTIDVNTGSFLGQRNLEETVYRTNLEAAQAVARQLRLRNLGGIIIIDFIDMSDAEHKRQVLRTLEKGLSRDHAKTTVYDFSPLGLVEMTRKRTVESLERQLSEPCTECGGRGTIKTTETVTYEIFREITRATRQFEAARLLVIASPKVVARITDEESQAVAELEEFLGKSIRFQADAQYLQEQFDVVLL comes from the coding sequence ATGTCCGAGGAAATCCTGGTCAACGTCACCCCGCGGGAGACGCGGGTGGCGGTGGTCGAGAATGGAATGCTGCAGGAGCTGCACATCGAGCGCGGCTGGCGGCGCGGCATCGTGGGCAACATCTACAAGGGGCAGGTGCAGCGGGTCATGCCCGGCATGCAGGCCGCCTTCGTGGAAATCGGCCACGACCGGGCCGCATTTCTGCATGCCAGCGACATCGTGCGCCCGGCGCCCCCCGCTGCGGTCACCGCCGGTGAGGAAGTCTCCCTGCCGCCGCCGGCGCCGGCCTCGATTCTGGAACTGGTCCGCGACGGCCAGGATGTCGTCGTGCAAGTGGTCAAGGACCCCATCGGCACCAAGGGTGCGCGCCTGACCACGCAGATCTCCATCCCTTCCCGCTATCTGGTGCTGTTGCCGCAGTCCAAGGTGATCGGCGTGTCGGCCAGGATCGAGGACGAGGCCGAGCGCGCGCGGCTCAAGGGGCTGGTGACCGAGCTGTCGGCCAACCACGGCCACATGGGCTATATCGTGCGCACCAACGCCGAAGGGCAGACCGCCGAGGCGCTGGCCGAGGACGTGGCCTACCTGTCGCGGGTGTGGAACGTGATCAATCGCCGGGTCGGCGAGATGGCGCCGCGCGCGTTGCTCTACGAAGACCTCAGCCTGCCGCTGCGCGCGGTGCGCGACCTGATCCGCAAGGACGTGGACCGGGTCAAGGTGGATTCGCGCGAGACCTACGAGCGGCTGCAGGCCTTTGTGGCCAAGTACATGCCACCGTTGGCCGAGAAACTGGAGCTCTACGCCGGCGACCGGCCGATCTTCGACCTGTACGGGGTCGAGGACGAGATCGGCCGTGCGCTGGACAAGCAGGTGCCGCTCAAGTCCGGCGGCTACCTGGTCATCGACCAGACCGAGGCGATGACCACCATCGATGTGAACACCGGATCGTTCCTGGGCCAGCGCAACCTGGAGGAAACGGTCTACCGCACCAACCTGGAGGCGGCCCAGGCCGTGGCCCGGCAGCTGCGCCTGCGCAACCTGGGCGGCATCATCATCATCGACTTCATCGACATGTCCGATGCCGAGCACAAGCGCCAGGTCCTGCGCACGCTGGAGAAGGGCCTGTCGCGTGACCACGCCAAGACCACGGTGTATGACTTCTCGCCGTTGGGTCTGGTGGAGATGACCCGTAAGCGCACCGTGGAAAGTTTGGAGCGCCAGCTGTCCGAGCCGTGCACCGAGTGCGGCGGGCGCGGCACCATCAAGACCACCGAGACGGTCACCTACGAGATCTTCCGCGAGATCACCCGGGCCACGCGCCAGTTCGAGGCCGCGCGCCTGCTGGTGATCGCCTCCCCCAAGGTCGTGGCGCGCATCACCGACGAGGAATCCCAAGCGGTGGCCGAGCTGGAGGAATTCCTCGGCAAGTCGATCCGCTTCCAGGCCGATGCGCAGTACCTGCAGGAACAGTTCGATGTCGTCCTGCTCTGA
- a CDS encoding YhdP family protein, whose protein sequence is MPVAFHHRLRVLRRVVWYTLAVALVCVAVVLGVVSQLLPLAERHPDQVAAWLSQRAGRPIQFQSLHTQWTRRGPLLQLDGLHVGPSGAGEGIDIGQAEVLVSLYSGLLPGRPLTELRLRNLALEAERAADGRWTIRGFPGQKPGGDPFHALDGLGELQVVDGRLHVLAPSLGWDLQLPRIDLRLRVQGRQVEAGARLQGRAGGAPIHLAARFDRDSGDGRAYLEAKALRLADWAALSDLAGLKLVDGQGSVLVWASLRGNRLAQAQAQLDVRQVTLAARDAPAQAQFARIHGQARVRVADRSWRLDIPQLAFTGDGADEGVSGLSLAGGTASALRVERLQAGPLLRVVGLSDRVAPALRAWLRQAKPRVGLSQVEMAGDLQGPLRVQAHVDGLSFDPVGHAPGLSGLGGALTGDAQGVALALDPAVPFRFDWPAGFGVVHPATLHGTLAAWREGAGWKVGTPSLVVDGPDFGVTARADVWFQNDGTRPWLNVSADVHDTPVPAARGFWVRHLMSKPALEWLDRAMQGGTVRHGTGLVGGDLDDWPFVHHEGLFDAQADIDKGRIRFQPDWPDMTDLDAHVRFINNGFSLSGKGRLDEVPISRIEGGIADWHETVLKLNAQGGDDAARLLALLRHSPLQKAYGTAMQGLTASGPAHVDFGMTLPLRGGAQPDISGQVQLTGAQLADSTYDLAFSGVNGTASYSEGGFDAPQLDALRNGAPARLSLRAGDAAQSPDHVFEARLQAPLTSDELLDRVPDLAWMKRYLQGRSPWTINVGVGTPPQAGGDPPVQITAQSDLVGTALKLPAPLDKPAGRALASTVAIQMPLEQGRVDVNFGKLLALRAQERNGATGVRVELGRGSVAQAVPASGLSAGGTAGALDAAGWIAVARASGSAPADDPLVKAGAAVAKLGAASTTAPPVPPVTAPAASSSQPLALRGIDITAQKLLLIGGVFPGTRVQVSPARDALDVRLDGSALSGNVHVPDDADAAVQGTLDRLYWVSATPSPPDGAASPTSPANGSTSEEDDLDPAALPPLALQIGDLRFGQARLGQAMLRTRKVPGGLQIQTLTMHSDQQAIDVTGDWTGHGPNARTHLVAKVDSRDVGALMDGLGFTGRLRGGEGEIDLDLAWPSSPAGFSLGALDGSAKLDVRNGALLEVEPGAGRVLGLFSLTQLPRRLMLDFRDFFSKGFAFNRVHGDVAFVAGQARTDNTVMEGPAAEIRIGGQTDLKAQTFDQTIDVLPKSGNLLTVVGAVAGGPVGAAVGAAANAVLRKPLGQIGAKTYHVTGPWKDPSVEVTEHAAPATTPAPDATTPATDTPQDTARPSSP, encoded by the coding sequence ATGCCGGTCGCGTTCCATCACCGCCTGCGCGTGCTTCGCCGCGTGGTCTGGTACACGCTGGCGGTGGCGCTGGTGTGCGTGGCCGTGGTCCTGGGCGTGGTCAGCCAGCTGTTGCCCCTGGCCGAGCGCCATCCGGACCAGGTGGCGGCCTGGCTCAGCCAGCGCGCCGGGCGTCCGATCCAGTTCCAGTCGTTGCACACCCAGTGGACCCGGCGTGGACCGCTGCTGCAGCTCGACGGCCTGCACGTTGGGCCCAGCGGCGCCGGCGAGGGGATCGACATCGGCCAGGCCGAGGTCCTGGTCTCGCTGTATTCGGGCCTGCTGCCCGGTCGCCCCTTGACCGAGCTGCGCCTGCGCAACCTGGCCCTGGAGGCCGAGCGCGCCGCTGACGGCCGCTGGACGATCCGGGGCTTCCCGGGGCAGAAGCCGGGCGGAGACCCGTTCCATGCGCTCGACGGGCTGGGGGAGCTGCAGGTGGTCGACGGCCGCCTGCACGTGCTCGCACCTTCCCTGGGATGGGACCTGCAACTGCCACGCATCGACCTGCGACTGCGCGTCCAGGGTCGCCAGGTTGAGGCCGGCGCGCGGCTGCAGGGGCGCGCGGGCGGGGCGCCCATCCATCTCGCCGCACGGTTCGATCGGGACAGCGGCGACGGGCGAGCCTATCTGGAGGCGAAGGCCTTGCGGCTGGCCGACTGGGCGGCGCTGTCGGACCTGGCCGGGTTGAAGCTGGTGGATGGCCAAGGCAGCGTCCTGGTCTGGGCCAGCCTGCGCGGCAACCGCCTGGCGCAGGCGCAGGCGCAACTGGATGTGCGTCAGGTGACGCTGGCCGCGCGCGATGCGCCGGCACAGGCGCAGTTCGCCCGGATCCACGGGCAGGCGCGCGTGCGCGTGGCCGACCGCAGCTGGCGGCTGGATATCCCGCAATTGGCCTTCACTGGCGATGGCGCGGATGAGGGTGTGAGCGGGTTGAGCCTGGCCGGCGGTACGGCGTCGGCCCTGCGTGTCGAGCGCCTGCAAGCCGGTCCGCTGCTGCGGGTGGTGGGGCTCAGTGACCGTGTCGCGCCGGCGCTGCGCGCCTGGCTACGCCAGGCCAAGCCCAGGGTCGGCCTGTCCCAGGTGGAAATGGCCGGCGACCTGCAAGGGCCGCTGCGCGTGCAGGCGCACGTCGATGGGCTGTCCTTCGATCCAGTGGGCCATGCGCCCGGCCTGTCCGGGTTGGGCGGTGCGCTGACCGGTGATGCACAGGGTGTGGCGTTGGCGCTGGACCCGGCCGTGCCGTTTCGTTTCGACTGGCCGGCGGGCTTTGGCGTGGTGCATCCCGCCACGCTGCACGGCACCCTGGCCGCGTGGCGCGAAGGCGCTGGATGGAAGGTTGGCACGCCGTCGCTGGTGGTGGACGGTCCGGACTTCGGCGTGACCGCGCGTGCGGACGTGTGGTTCCAGAACGACGGCACGCGCCCCTGGCTGAACGTGTCCGCCGATGTGCACGACACACCGGTGCCCGCCGCGCGCGGTTTCTGGGTGCGCCATCTGATGTCCAAGCCTGCGCTGGAGTGGCTGGATCGCGCGATGCAGGGCGGGACGGTGCGGCATGGCACCGGTCTGGTCGGCGGCGATCTGGATGATTGGCCTTTCGTGCACCACGAGGGCCTGTTCGATGCACAGGCCGATATCGATAAGGGACGGATCCGGTTCCAGCCAGACTGGCCGGACATGACCGATCTCGATGCGCACGTTCGCTTTATCAACAATGGGTTCTCGCTCAGTGGCAAGGGCCGGCTGGACGAGGTGCCGATCTCGCGGATCGAGGGCGGCATCGCGGACTGGCACGAAACGGTGCTCAAGCTGAACGCCCAGGGCGGTGACGATGCCGCCAGGCTGCTGGCGCTGCTGCGCCACAGCCCCTTGCAGAAGGCCTATGGCACGGCGATGCAAGGCCTGACCGCCTCGGGCCCGGCCCACGTGGATTTCGGCATGACCCTACCGCTGCGCGGCGGCGCGCAGCCGGACATCAGTGGCCAGGTGCAGTTGACCGGTGCGCAACTGGCCGACAGCACCTACGACCTGGCCTTCAGCGGGGTCAACGGCACGGCCAGCTATTCGGAAGGCGGTTTCGATGCGCCCCAGCTCGACGCCCTGCGCAACGGCGCGCCCGCGCGGCTGAGCCTGCGCGCGGGGGACGCGGCACAGAGCCCGGACCATGTGTTCGAGGCGCGCCTGCAGGCGCCGCTGACCAGCGATGAGCTGCTCGACCGCGTACCGGACCTGGCATGGATGAAGCGCTATCTCCAGGGACGCTCGCCGTGGACGATCAACGTCGGCGTCGGGACGCCGCCGCAGGCGGGCGGCGATCCGCCGGTGCAGATCACCGCGCAGTCGGATCTGGTTGGAACCGCGCTGAAGCTGCCGGCGCCGTTGGACAAGCCGGCCGGGCGTGCCCTGGCTTCGACCGTCGCAATCCAGATGCCGCTCGAACAGGGCCGGGTGGACGTCAATTTCGGCAAGCTGCTCGCCTTGCGCGCGCAGGAGCGCAATGGCGCCACAGGCGTGCGCGTGGAACTGGGGCGCGGCAGCGTGGCCCAGGCCGTGCCGGCCAGTGGCCTGAGCGCCGGTGGCACCGCCGGTGCGCTGGATGCGGCGGGCTGGATCGCGGTGGCACGCGCCTCGGGCAGCGCGCCGGCCGATGATCCGCTGGTCAAGGCCGGGGCCGCCGTCGCCAAGCTCGGTGCCGCTTCCACCACCGCGCCGCCGGTGCCTCCGGTGACGGCCCCCGCAGCCTCGTCCAGCCAGCCCCTGGCGCTGCGCGGGATCGATATCACGGCGCAGAAGTTGCTGTTGATCGGTGGCGTGTTTCCCGGCACACGGGTCCAGGTCTCGCCGGCGCGCGATGCGCTGGACGTGCGCCTGGATGGCAGCGCGTTGTCGGGCAACGTGCATGTCCCCGACGATGCCGATGCAGCCGTGCAGGGCACCCTGGATCGCCTCTACTGGGTCTCGGCCACACCGTCGCCGCCGGACGGGGCAGCGTCACCGACTTCGCCGGCCAATGGGTCAACGTCCGAAGAGGACGACCTGGATCCGGCCGCGCTTCCGCCGCTGGCGCTGCAAATCGGCGACCTGCGCTTTGGCCAGGCGCGGCTGGGGCAGGCGATGCTGCGCACCCGCAAGGTGCCAGGCGGGCTGCAGATCCAGACCCTGACCATGCATTCGGACCAGCAGGCCATCGACGTCACCGGCGACTGGACTGGGCACGGCCCCAACGCCCGCACGCATCTTGTCGCCAAGGTCGACAGTCGCGACGTAGGGGCGCTGATGGACGGCCTGGGCTTCACCGGGCGGTTGCGCGGCGGCGAGGGCGAGATCGACCTGGACCTGGCCTGGCCGTCGAGCCCGGCAGGGTTTTCGCTGGGGGCGCTCGATGGCAGCGCCAAGCTGGACGTGCGCAACGGCGCGCTGCTCGAGGTCGAGCCGGGCGCCGGGCGTGTGCTCGGCCTGTTCAGCCTGACCCAGCTCCCGCGCCGGCTGATGCTGGATTTCCGCGACTTCTTCTCCAAGGGGTTCGCGTTCAATCGCGTGCACGGTGACGTGGCCTTCGTCGCTGGACAGGCGCGCACCGACAACACCGTCATGGAAGGCCCCGCAGCCGAGATCCGCATCGGGGGGCAGACCGACCTGAAGGCGCAGACCTTCGACCAGACCATCGATGTACTGCCCAAGTCGGGCAACCTGCTGACCGTGGTTGGTGCGGTGGCCGGCGGCCCGGTCGGGGCGGCGGTGGGCGCTGCGGCCAATGCGGTCCTGCGCAAGCCGCTGGGGCAGATCGGGGCCAAGACCTACCATGTGACCGGGCCCTGGAAGGATCCGAGCGTCGAGGTCACCGAGCACGCCGCACCGGCGACCACGCCCGCCCCGGACGCCACCACGCCGGCCACCGACACCCCGCAAGACACCGCGCGCCCCTCGTCGCCCTGA
- the pmbA gene encoding metalloprotease PmbA, producing the protein MNAITSPVHDDSDARLDHLAQLSERLLDMARRGGATQAEVSCSEDRGLNVNVRLGEVETVESTQDRAIGVTVYFGQRKGSASTADLREDSLAATVEQACAIARYTEDDEAAGLADATRMATDFPDLDTWHPWALDADTAVDLALACEAAGRQADARISNSDGASVGSGYGLSVYANSHGFIGRERGTHHSISCALIAGSGEGMQRDGWYSTALMREKLEAAEAVGLRAAQRTVARLAPRDVATGQYPVLFNAEVARSLIGHLLGAVSGGALYRKASFLLDRAGTQVFPDWFSIDELPRLRGGLRSGNFDAEGVATVDSPLVAGGVLQRYVLGSYSARKLGLSSTGNAGGVHNLRVSSNAGDRAAMLAGMGSGLLVTELMGQGVNGVTGDYSRGAGGFWVENGQLAYPVDNVTVAGNLKDIFAAIEAVGSDLDARSHIGMGSLLVGRMTVAGGQ; encoded by the coding sequence TTGAACGCCATCACTTCTCCCGTGCACGACGACAGCGATGCGCGACTGGACCACTTGGCCCAATTGTCCGAGCGCCTGCTGGACATGGCCCGCCGGGGTGGCGCCACCCAGGCCGAGGTCAGCTGCAGCGAGGACCGTGGCCTGAACGTCAACGTGCGCCTGGGCGAGGTGGAGACGGTCGAGTCCACCCAGGACCGGGCCATCGGCGTGACCGTGTACTTCGGCCAGCGCAAGGGCAGTGCCAGCACCGCCGACCTGCGCGAAGACAGCCTGGCGGCCACCGTCGAGCAAGCCTGCGCCATCGCCCGCTATACCGAGGACGATGAGGCCGCCGGCCTGGCCGATGCCACGCGCATGGCCACCGACTTCCCGGACCTGGACACCTGGCATCCCTGGGCGCTGGACGCCGATACCGCCGTGGACCTGGCGCTGGCCTGCGAGGCCGCCGGGCGCCAGGCCGACGCGCGCATCAGCAATTCCGATGGCGCATCGGTGGGCAGCGGCTACGGGCTTTCGGTCTACGCCAATTCGCATGGATTCATCGGCCGTGAGCGCGGAACGCATCACTCCATCAGCTGCGCGCTGATCGCTGGCAGTGGCGAGGGCATGCAGCGCGATGGCTGGTACAGCACCGCCCTGATGCGCGAGAAGCTCGAAGCGGCCGAAGCGGTCGGCCTGCGCGCGGCGCAGCGCACCGTGGCGCGGCTGGCCCCGCGCGATGTGGCCACCGGGCAGTACCCGGTGCTGTTCAATGCGGAAGTCGCGCGCTCGCTCATCGGCCACCTGCTCGGCGCGGTCAGCGGCGGCGCGCTGTACCGCAAGGCCAGCTTCCTGCTGGACCGGGCCGGTACCCAGGTGTTCCCGGACTGGTTTTCCATCGACGAACTGCCACGCCTGCGCGGCGGGCTGCGTTCGGGCAACTTCGACGCCGAGGGCGTGGCCACGGTGGATTCGCCACTGGTCGCCGGCGGCGTGCTGCAGCGCTACGTGCTGGGCAGCTACTCGGCGCGCAAGCTCGGCCTGTCCAGTACCGGCAATGCCGGCGGGGTGCACAACCTCAGGGTGTCCAGCAACGCCGGAGACCGGGCCGCGATGCTGGCCGGCATGGGCAGTGGCCTGTTGGTCACCGAGCTGATGGGGCAGGGCGTCAACGGCGTGACCGGCGATTACTCGCGTGGCGCCGGCGGCTTCTGGGTGGAGAACGGGCAGCTGGCCTATCCGGTGGACAACGTCACCGTCGCCGGCAACCTCAAGGACATCTTCGCCGCGATCGAGGCGGTGGGCAGCGACCTGGATGCGCGCTCGCACATCGGCATGGGCTCGCTGCTGGTGGGACGGATGACCGTTGCCGGCGGGCAATGA
- a CDS encoding SIMPL domain-containing protein: MHTTLRPLLLALTLALGGTAMTASAQTASPSGYTLPADGTLLSISSQAEASRAPDIATISAGVVTQAADGNTAMRDNARQMTQVMAAIKQAGIADKDIQTSGVMLNPQYDYRDNQAPKITGYQATNTVSLKVRKIADLGQVLDALAAHGANQINGPTFEIDDPDPVYDQARLAALKQAQARAETYARGLGLKVRRVVSLSEGSTGGGPRPMMMMARAKEADSTPVSPGETTLSVSIEAVFELGR, encoded by the coding sequence ATGCACACCACGCTACGCCCGCTGCTGCTCGCCCTCACGCTCGCCCTGGGAGGTACCGCCATGACAGCGTCCGCACAGACCGCCAGCCCGTCCGGCTACACACTGCCCGCTGACGGCACCCTGCTGTCGATCTCTTCACAGGCCGAGGCCAGCCGCGCACCGGACATCGCCACGATCTCCGCCGGCGTCGTCACCCAGGCGGCCGACGGCAACACCGCCATGCGTGACAACGCGCGTCAGATGACCCAGGTCATGGCGGCGATCAAGCAGGCCGGCATTGCCGACAAGGACATCCAGACCAGCGGCGTGATGCTCAACCCTCAGTACGACTACCGCGACAATCAGGCGCCGAAGATCACCGGCTACCAGGCCACCAATACCGTCAGCCTGAAGGTCCGCAAGATCGCCGACCTGGGCCAGGTGCTCGATGCGTTGGCCGCCCACGGCGCCAACCAGATCAACGGTCCGACCTTCGAGATCGACGATCCCGACCCCGTCTACGACCAGGCGCGCCTGGCGGCCCTGAAGCAGGCCCAGGCACGCGCCGAGACCTACGCCCGCGGGCTGGGCCTGAAGGTGCGGCGCGTGGTCAGCCTCTCGGAAGGCAGCACCGGCGGCGGCCCGCGCCCGATGATGATGATGGCCCGGGCCAAGGAGGCCGACAGCACCCCGGTCTCCCCAGGCGAAACCACGCTGAGCGTCAGCATCGAGGCGGTGTTCGAACTGGGACGTTAG